DNA sequence from the Terriglobales bacterium genome:
AGCGCGTGACCTGCGCCCAGTGCGGCGAGGGCGTCAACTTCAAGCGCGAGGTGCGGCGCGGAGACAAGGTCCTCTGCCGTGCCTGCGCCGGCGAGCGCTACTACGAACGCATCGAGTAGTTGGGAGTCTGTAGTCAGGAGCTAGCGCGGACCTGCCCCAGCGCAAGCTTCAGCCAGCCGCAGCACCGTCCCCTCCTCGAACGGCCGTCCCATGATCTGCACCCCGATGGGCAGCCCGCTCTTGGAGCTCCCGCACGGAACCGAGATCGCCGGCACTCCCGCCAGGTTCGCGGTCACGGTGTAGATATCGGCCAGGTACATGGCCAGCGGATCGTCCGTCTTCTCTCCGAGCTTGAAGGCCGGCGTGGGCGTGGTGGGCGCGACCACCGCGTCCACCTGAGTGAAGGCCTGCTCGAAATCGCGCGCCAGCAGCGCGCGCACCTTCTGCGCCTTGAGGTAGTAGGCGTCGTAGTAGCCGGCGGAGAGCGCGTAGGTGCCCAGCAGGATGCGCCGCTTCACCTCCGCTCCGAAGCCCTGGTCGCGCGTCCGCCGGTACATCTCGCCCAGCGAGCTGGCCGCTCCCGCGCGGAAGCCGTAGCGCACTCCGTCGTAGCGTGCCAGGTTGGCCGAGGCCTCCGCCGGCGCCAGGATGTAGTAGGTGGGAATGGCGTAGGCGGTGTGCGGCAGCGAGATGGGCACGATCTCGCAGCCCGCCTGCGCCAGCTTCTGGATGGCCGCCTCCACCGCCGCGCGCACCTCCGCCTCCAGCCCCTCGCCGAAATATTCCCTGGCCACGCCCAGGCGCAGCCCGCGCACCGGCTTCTCCATCTCCGCCAGATAGTCGGGCACGGGAAGGTCGGCCGAGGTCGAATCCAGCGGGTCGTGTCCGGCCATCTGCTGCAGCAGGATGGCGGCGTCGCGCACCGTCCTGGTGATCGGCCCCACGTGGTCGAGCGACGAAGCGAAGGCGATCAGCCCGTAGCGCGAGACGCGCCCGTAGGTCGGCTTCAGCCCCACCACGCCGCAGAAGGCGGCGGGCTGGCGGATGGAGCCGCCGGTGTCGGAGCCCAGCGCCGCCACGCTCGTCCCCGCGGCCACGCTGGCC
Encoded proteins:
- the gatA gene encoding Asp-tRNA(Asn)/Glu-tRNA(Gln) amidotransferase subunit GatA, translated to MDLNALTIESARAAVAEGRATASALAESFYQKIEAEDGEVGAYLTLSRERALAKAAEIDGLTAKGDPLPPLAGVPIAVKDVLVTKGVRTTAGSKILEKFVPPYDATAVSRLEAAGAVVLGKTNCDEFAMGSSNENSAYGPVRNPRDRARVPGGSSGGSAASVAAGTSVAALGSDTGGSIRQPAAFCGVVGLKPTYGRVSRYGLIAFASSLDHVGPITRTVRDAAILLQQMAGHDPLDSTSADLPVPDYLAEMEKPVRGLRLGVAREYFGEGLEAEVRAAVEAAIQKLAQAGCEIVPISLPHTAYAIPTYYILAPAEASANLARYDGVRYGFRAGAASSLGEMYRRTRDQGFGAEVKRRILLGTYALSAGYYDAYYLKAQKVRALLARDFEQAFTQVDAVVAPTTPTPAFKLGEKTDDPLAMYLADIYTVTANLAGVPAISVPCGSSKSGLPIGVQIMGRPFEEGTVLRLAEACAGAGPR